One genomic window of Fusarium fujikuroi IMI 58289 draft genome, chromosome FFUJ_chr01 includes the following:
- a CDS encoding probable APT1-adenine phosphoribosyltransferase, which yields MSAQEPLPSTNSSSAINNTTSTAVASQDASGRQPSSSAAGSSELSGAKISLRKSLRSFPDFPIPGINFVDIMPLFADPTAHATLVDALELQIAEAFPTKPDVIVGLDARGFLFGPGLALRLGVSFAAVRKQGKLPGPCATAEYVKEYGKDLFQMQEDAVREGQKVLIVDDIIATGGSAKAAAELVQQLKGEVIGYLFILEIPGLNGQEKLGTAPVKILLEDA from the exons ATGAGCGCTCAAGAACCCCTCCCCTCTACCAACTCATCCTCAGCGATAAACAACACCACGTCTACCGCTGTCGCTAGCCAAGATGCCTCGGGACGACagccctcctcctccgccgccGGTTCCTCCGAACTCTCCGGTGCAAAGATAAGCCTGCGCAAGTCGCTGCGAAGCTTCCCCGACTTCCCCATCCCGGGTATCAACTTTGTCGATATTATGCCTCTCTTCGCCGACCCAACCGCCCATGCCACCCTTGTCGATGCTCTCGAACTTCAGATCGCCGAGGCTTTCCCCACCAAGCCTGATGTTATCGTAGGCCTTGACGCCCGTGGCTTTCTCTTCGGCCCTGGTCTTGCGCTCCGTCTCGGTGTTTCCTTTGCTGCTGTCCGCAAGCAGGGCAAGCTCCCTGGACCTTGTGCTACCGCTGAGTACGTGAAAGAGTACGGCAAGGATCTGTTCCAGATGCAGGAAGACGCCGTCCGTGAGGGCCAGAAGGTCCTCATTGTGGACGACATCATTGCTACGG GTGGTTCTGCAAAGGCTGCAGCTGAACTCGTCCAGCAGCTCAAGGGCGAGGTCATTGGATACTTGTTTATTCTTGAGATCCCTGGCCTAAACGGCCAAGAGAAGCTCGGCACTGCTCCTGTCAAgattcttcttgaagatgctTAA